From the genome of Nicotiana sylvestris chromosome 1, ASM39365v2, whole genome shotgun sequence:
TAATGAATGCACTTGCTTAAGTGTATCGGATAATCATCCCCTCAtttggcacaagagacttggacatgccaagtctaagtcaactcaacaaactagtctctaaggacttggtgatagggctgcctaacattaagttcaaggaagataaaatttgtgaggcttgtgcaaggggaaaCATGTAAGAACCTTTATCAAAAGCAAGAAATTGATAAGTACTACTGGGACGATGGAATAggtccatatggatctttgtggACCAATGAAAACATTGAGCAGATGTGGTAAAAGATATgttatggtgcttgttgatgattactctaggtttacttggacattgttcttaacatctaaagatgaagcatttgacatgttcgcttcatttgttagaaaaactcataaacaactaggtaatcaacttgcatcaattaggccTGACCATAgtactgaatttgaaaatgctaaatttGCTGAATTTGTGATGAGCATAACATAAATCATAACTTTTTTGCTTCTAGGACTCCATAACAAAatagagtagttgaaagaaagaataggacattGGAAGAAATGGCTAGGATTATGCTACTTGCTAGTAAATTGCCCCACAGTTTCTGGGCAGAAGCTGtgaacactgcatgttacatcataaataggtgcatgactagacctttTGTTGAAAAGACtctctatgagttacttaaagggagaaaaccaactatatccatcttagggcatttggatacaagtgctttgtgcacaataatagaaaggactccctaggtaagtttgatcccgtAAGTGACGAGGGAGTAtttttgggatattcttcacatagtaatGCTTATAAGATTtataacaaaagaactatgtgtgtagaagagAGTGTATATGtgatttttgatgaaactaacattctttctgagaggcaAGAATAGGATGATGAAGCAATTGGGCTaataagaaaatcaaatgaaaccATAGCCCAAACTGAAGCTACACCAGAGGAAGGAATATGTGATGAATAGGTCCTTCCACCTAGGGCAACCcgacagggggaactgaacatAGAGGAACTGATCCTCAAACCTCGAGGGAACCTGTCTATGCACCTGTTTCTCAGTAACAAAATATTGAAGGAGCATCTAAAGGAAATTAGCTGGTTGTGAAACCTtaaaagtatcaaagttctcatcccattggaaacatattcactgatCCAACCTCTGGAATCAAAATCAGATCTTCTTTGAAGAAtctttgtgcttttgatgcttttttatctcttattgaacctaaaaatattgttgaggctTTTCAGGATGCAGACTGAGTAAATGCAATGCAAAATGAACTCAACtaatttgagagaagtcaagtttggcatccgTTACCAAAACCGAAGGATAGATCAGTAATTGACACAAAATAGGTCTtcaaaaacaaacttgatgaagatgaaaCAATTACATggaacaaggcaagattggtggtTCAAGGATATAGTCAACAAGAGGGCATAGGTTATGATGGGACTTTTGCTCTAGTTTCAAGATTGGAACAATTAGACTCCTTATGGCATTTGCTGCTTACATGAATTCATtctccatcagatggatgtcaagagtgcCTTCCTTAATGGCTatctaaaggaagaagtgtttgtcaagcaACCTCCTGGCTTTGAAAGCAAGAAAAGTCCTGATCATGTGTAAAAACTTGACAAGGCACTTTATGGACTCAAGCATGCTCCAAAAGCATGGTATGAAAGATTGTCTAAATTCTTGCTTGAgcatggctacaagagaggtaaaattgacaataTTTTGTTCTTGAAAGAAAAGGTAAATATCTCTTGGCAGTTcagtatgttgatgatataatctTTGGAGCAACTACAGATTGGTTAAATAAAGAATTTGCTAAACTAATGGGGAGTAAagttgaaatgagtatgatgagtgagcttaatttctttttaggcttacaaattaaataaaattcaaatgGAACAATGATCCATCGGCAGAATTATGTGAAAGATTTgcttaaaaggtttaaaatggaaaattacaaagaaattgacactcgtatagcaacaaccacaaaattggatatagatgaacctggttcatctgttgataaGAAGatgtataggggaatgattgaCTCTTTGTTGTATCTCACTGCTAGTAGACTTGACCATTGTTTTCTATGTAGGCCTTTATGCTAtatttcaggcaaatccaaaggagtctcacttgactgctgtcaagaaGATCTTGAGATACCTAAAAGGTACCACAAACCTCTGTCtatggtatccaaaaggtagtaattttaacttagtgggatatgttgatgctgattatgcatgTTTTCTTGTGGATggaaagagcacctcaggtatggcacactttcTTGGCTCATGTCTTGTGTCTTGGGCTACCAAAAAGCAAAATTCTATGGCCTTGTCTGCTGGTAAAACTGAGTATGTGGTTGCTAcctcatgttgtgctcaattgttgtgaATCAAATAGCAATTAATGGACTTTGGAATTGATATAGGTTGCATTTCCATCTTTTGTGGTAACACTAGTGTAATTAGTATGACCACGAACCTTGTTCATCACAAaagactaagcacatagatgttaggcgtCACTTTTCGAGGGAAAACTACGAAAAAGGTTTGATCACTGTGGAATTTTATGCTACTGACAAGTAAATAATGGACATCTTCATAAAAGCTctaagtagagatcactttgaaaggaacatgttAGAATTATGGATAATTAAGATCACCTACAAGGAACAAGTTCTAACTCAATATTTGATagataatttttgaattttgtaaataattagATTAGATTTTGCTTAGTCTCATACTTTCGTTAGTATActcttttgccatgtgctaaaatgTCTCATTAATCTATAATAATATTAtctttattttcttggaaaattcatACTCATACAAGAGAGTTCTCGGTGAATAACCTGGTTCATCACGATTACATGATATGTACTCTCCACTTCGTATATTTTGGAATAACTATATTTGGATAATGATCAAAAAGAGAGTCTTATTTAATCCCAATCTTACTCAAAGTTTATCCATTACAAATGGACCAGCTTTACCCAAAAGGTGTCCCGCACGCCATAATTGCCTAGATTCTAAGGAAGAGTCCAACGTCTTTTCAAACTGACTTTCccagtttgattagacttctgAACTTTTAAAAAGCTACCATTATCCACTTAAAATCTCCTCTTTAAATTGATTAGGCCTTACCCATTTCTTCACTTCTAATTTTACAGCCGCTAAAAATCCTCTCTATCTTCTCTCATCTCTTCTGCACACACACATCTCCTCTACACACAGCAATGGCAAAACCTTCTGAAAATCCTTCTTCACCATCTAAAGAATAATCGCCTACACCTTTGATCACACCTTCAACCACATCCACCTTTAAGAAAGGAAGGTTCAAGATGCTTGCTCATAAAGTAGTCACTGGCAACGAACAAATCACGAAAGTAAATGAGAAATTGAAAGCAAGCCAAGCAGAAGAACCCCAAAAATCTGAAGAATCTTTTAAGTTTGCTACAGAGAGGAAAGAAACTGTTTCATTTGAAATAGAACACGTAACTTCTGATCTCAATATTGCTTCTGATGTCATTAGTGAGGTGGCTAAAAAATAGGAGAACAGATTTGTTCTGGTTGGTATTATTGTTGGGGTAGAGACCACTAAGTCTGAAAGAATTGgtggtaaaaataaaaagaaaaaaaggagtgaGGGCGTTCAATGTGAcataagggaaaggaaaaagaaggagTGGTTGAATCTTCACCTACTCCTATTGGGTTGACTGAGGAAACATGGGCTATGGTGTTAAGTAAGGAAGCTGTTGCGGAGGAAGAAAATTGGAGAGAAAAAGGGGGTAGTGGATCTGGTGATGCAAGTGCAGCTGATGGGCTGGTTAGATTGAGGAAGAGGTTCCAAGAACCTGTTCCATCTGTGCAGGAACCCCTCGAAAACTTACTTAAACTAGTGTCTGATAGCTACAAtccgaagaagaagaaaagttcaGGAGTTAAAATCTATGGAACTGCAAGGGCAAACAAGAGGAAGAGCTACAAGGAGTCAGAAGAAGTAGAGTGAGGCTGAACTTGAAAGAGCCTTAGAAGAGAGTAAAAGAAAAGCAGCTGGAAAGGGAAAGAAGAAAATGAGTGAGCCTATTGAGGCAATTGAAATTGAGGAGATGGACCTGATTCTTCATGATGAAGACAAGGCAGATGAGTTGGAGATTGTGACTCCAAAAGTAACGAAAAGAAAGACTACCAAAAAAAAGTTTCCTTCAAAGCCTGTTGATGCAGAGCCTTCTACCTTGGAAAAAAGAACCAGGTCTGCCAGCAAATCCAAGAAAGTGCAAGTagtggaagaagaagaaagtgacCAAGAAGATGAAACTGATGAAGAATAGGACAAAATGGTAAAGTTTGGCAAGAGACCAATCTTGAAGGGTAGACTCCTCAGGGACTTGGAGGAGGAAGGAATAGTGATGCTGCTGGAAAAGCTAGAACTTCAGGGATGGAAGGACGTGGTCTTTCAGATGGAGGGAAGACTAGCCCGAGCAAGAATTGTGGAGTTTATGGCTAACTATAAGATCAAAAATGGAAGGGTAACCAGTATGTTGAAAGGGGTGAATGTGAGCTTTGACGACAAAGAACTGGGAGAGATTCTACGGGTATCTGCTGAAGGGTACAATGATTGCAGAAAGCTGAATGGTCAAGCCTAGAAAATCTACCTACCTCCCTTTCCATTACAAGGAAGTTTGTTGATAATGAGCTAGAGCTACATCCCAAAGATGTGTACAAAAGTGAGATGAAGCCTGCCCACAAGTTGCtttttgaatttgtcaacaaggtTATATTGCCCAGGCATGAAAGAAGACACATTTCCACCTTCATGGACCTGGTCTTTATGAAGTGCCTAGATAGTGGGAGGCAGATCAATTGGTCGGGTTTTATCATCTAGCTCCTTGATAGGGTTCTAACTGGCACCAAAACTCATGCCATACCTTATGGATTCATTCTCACAACTGTGCTTGCTAACTTCATGGTTCCTCTCAAGAAATGGGATGCGAGCACAAGCAAAGATCACTTTGGGGCCAACACCTTAACTGCATGTGACTATGAAGTCCATACTGCTTCCAAAGAACATGGTTCATCCAAGAGGGTTCCTGTGAACAGCAAAGTGAGAGCCTTAGTGCAGGAGAGTGGGGCTAAGGATGCTGAGATTGAGAAGCTGAAGAAGAGGCTGACATAAGTAGAAAATGAAAGGGATGCTCTCAGGACTGAGCTGCAAAGGAAAATGAGGAAAATGAAGGCATTCTTCATGACATGCTAAAACTGCTTCAGGCCAGAAATCAAGAACCCGGTCCTTCCCAGCCTTAAACCCTTCCTAGCCTAGTTAGAAACCAGCGACCCGAATGGGATGTTTTTTTTACTTATGGTACAGTACTTTTATTTCCTTCTATCCTTTGTGGATGACTCTTATCAATGATAATCAACTGCTTTTGCTCAAATTATTTGTTGATGTTTCTTAGATGGCTAATATCTTTAGATTGATAAGTGACACTTGACTTCATGATTGTATTTGAAGTTGCCTAAATGGAAATGAGTAAGATCTACTAAAATTTGGTTATCTAACAAAATTATGCAACTTTTCAATGATACCAAAATGGGGGAAGATAGGTTATGCTTTTTTACTTTGGacagtgatgtttataacctaatgaacctggtccttgatgatttgTGACTTTAAAATGGAAAGTGTTCTAACATTATGTTGATGTTGAGCTGAATTGAAATAGGTTTCATACttatgaaaagcacagagtttatcatcatcaaaaggggggaatttgttggcctaaGTAAGgttgttttgatgattgacaaaAGAATACACGCATGAACCAGGTCCACATACAGTGTACACAGACACGGGTAGATTCAAGCACAAGGCATGCAtatgaaggagataagcttaagtgGTTATATCTGATATCTCCTGAATGacaggttgcataattgataaggagtaGATTCCTTACTCGAAGAGAGCTCTATCCTAGATAAGGGAAGAGTTAGAAGTTAaagataactagaactcttccaccaaggaagagtatatCATTAAAACTCTAGTTATTTCCTATTCTACTAACTTTAGATACCTCTGGATGTTTTCATTTTACAGGTATACTTAAACGCTGAAGTTAAATAagagttgagagcaaaatagcaaggcattttgcaagcaattcctGTGTGATTCAAATGTgcgaacctgaagctacatgaaccagatagaagaaccagtttcaagtatctgtcttttattctagtttaattgtagtaggacttttgagttgtacctttcagctttctatAGAAGCATTTGTACTAGGTACTCTAAGTGtattgttcaagttagagttaacttgaaattAACGCAACAGTCTGAGGATGGTTGCCATAAAGGGTTAGACGTAATCCTTAGGCTTACAAGAGTTTTGTAAACGctgtttttggctcagtgatttagtgaagtgttggaattttttttactggatagtaggtcgtggtttttcaccttttgagccaggtgttttctacgtaaaaatacttgtgttctttactttctgcatttattATTCTGCAACTGTAGTATAAgtaacacatagaagaaccaagtCCTTCTATAATCTGTGCATGCAAAAAATTGGACATCATACAAATCACCCTTCCTCTTgcatggtattgaagtataaaatatcAAGTCCATAAGTAGAATCATACGCTCTTTGCActtaacataaataaaataaaaaagcagCCCAGTGCATTAAGCTCCCGCTATGAGCGGGGTCGGGGGAAAGCCCGAATCACAACggtctattgt
Proteins encoded in this window:
- the LOC138868216 gene encoding secreted RxLR effector protein 161-like, whose protein sequence is MENYKEIDTRIATTTKLDIDEPGLYAIFQANPKESHLTAVKKILRYLKGTTNLCLWYPKGSNFNLVGYVDADYACFLVDGKSTSGMAHFLGSCLVSWATKKQNSMALSAGKTEYVVATSCCAQLL